ACCTTCGATTCGGCGTGCGGATTGAAGTTGGCGATCGCGACCTCGAACAGCGGGCGGGCGGGGGAAGGAATCGTCCAGCGCTCGAACAACGCGTCAGATTCACTCTGCTCCAGGGCGTTGCCGAAGCTGAACTTGAATTCCTTGCTGGTGAGCGCCACGGCCCGCGAGATGTTGGCCGGGTTACCCAGGGCGGGCAGGCCGGAGCGCAACTCGGCCAGCGGAAGCGGCAGTACACCCTTGATCTGGGCCGGGTCGATGGCCACGCCTGCAATGCCGACATCCTCGCCCAGCAGCTTCTCGGCGATCAACCCGCCGAACGAATGGCCGACCAGAATGGGCTTGGACGGCAAAGAGGCGGCCACCTCTCGGAAATACTCCACCACCGTTTTCAGGCTCTGGTTGGCGACCTGCTCGGGCTGGGCTCTGGCCTCCTCTATAGTGCCGGGTTCGTCAGGCCAGCCGGGGGCGACGGGTTCGTAGCCGCGTGACCGGAACAGGTCGAGCCAGGGTTGCCAGCTGCTGTGGTGCAGCCACAAACCGTGAATAAAGAGAACGGGCGTTCTGGGTGCGGTCATAAAAGCCTCCTTACCGTGAGTGATGGCGGGTTAGCGAAGGGCGGCGAGCGCTTTGAGGATGAACACCGTCACGGTTTCGGGCTGACTCAGGAGAACGGCGTGTGAGGCGGCCACTTCCAGCGTGGTTGCGCCCATACGTTTTGCGGCGGTCCACTGGGCAGCGGGCGGGATCATCCGGTCTTCAGTGGTGATCAGAAACCAGGACGGCAGCGACTTCCAGGCAGGTGCAAGTCCGAGGACTTCGGTGAAGGCGGCCGCGGCGATGGGTCGCTGGCTGACGGCCAGCACGTCTTGGCGGTGGAGAGACAGATCAGCGGCGAACATGTCCCCGAAGCGGGCCAGTGGGATCAGCAGTTCCGCAGCTCCATCTGCAGCGTCCGTCGCCCATTCCAGCGAGGTAAGCCAGGTTGCCGCTGAACCGGCGATGCTCTGTCCCCGCTCTAGGCCGTAGGAAGCGACGAACACCAGACCGCGCACGTTGCCCGCCCGGCTCCCTGCGTGAGTGATCACCGCTCCACCGTAAGCGTGGCCCACCAGCAGCACCGGCCCCGCAATCTGACGAACGAGACGGGCGATGGACTCGCCGTCGCGATTCAGGCCCCGCAGTGGGTTGGCCGGAACCCACACGGCGGCCCCGGCACTCTGGAGCCGGTCAGTGACGGCGGCCCAGCTCGAAGCGTCCGTAAAAGCTCCGTGAACCAGTACGGCGGTCAGCGGCTCACCCACGCCGGACTCAGTCACCAGGCAACCTGCCAATTCATGTGTGTCGCGCCTCCCCTGTGCGCCGGGTGTGGCCGGTGCCACTGCCCCGCGCTTCTGAAGCGTGCGCCGGGGCGCGTGTCCTGGGCGTGTCTCTCAAACACGGCAGTGGCCCCACTCCTCAGCTTCCAGCGGTGTTCCGGCGTTTCGGCTGGCGACTCGTGGTGATCGCCAGGCGGTTCCAGGCGTTGATATCGATGACCGCGCCGAGGAGCTGAACGATTTCCTGGTCGCTGAACAGCTCCTTGAGCTGGGCGTACGACTCGTCTGTACCTTTATCCGTCGGGATTCGGGTGACGTGCTCGGCGAATCTCAAAGCGGCCTGCTCGGTTGGCGTGAACAGCTCGGTCTCCCACCACGCCGCCAGTACATCCAGTCGCTGCTGCGCTTCACCGTCTCGGCGGGCCTCCTCACAGTGCAGGTCAAGGCAGTAGGCGCAGCCGTTGATCTGCGAGACCCGGATGTCAATCAGGTGGAGGAGCCGGGGATCGAGGGCCGTTTTGCGAACGTAGGTGTGGAGTGCCCCCAGGGCTTGGCCGATCCCCGGCTCGATTCGGACGTAATCAATCGGCACGCCCACCGTTTATCTCCTCCCCTGGCGGCTGATAGTCGCTGCTGCGAAAAGGCTCACAATGGCAGGTTGGACGCGGTCTGGACAGTTCATGAGTGGCTCCTTGTTGAACAGATGTGCCCTGGCGGCGTGGCGGTGGAGAGGGCGTTGTCGTTGCCCCTGTCTGCCACCTTGGGCTTGGAGGCGTGTCCTGGGCGTGTCCGCTGAACATGCCTTGCCGCACTTGGATCTAAGCTGAAAGGTGTATCTCCGGACGCTGGGGAAACTCGAACTCCAGGGTGCGACCTACGCGCGGCCCAAGTCGCTGCTGCTGCTGTGCTACCTGGCCCTGGAAGGTGCCCGTGACCGCCGTCACCTGAGCGAGGTGTTTTTTGGTCAGGCCCAAGACCCGCATGGCAGCCTCCGCAGCACCCTTCGGCGACTCCGGCGAGAAGCGCCGGGCAGTCTGGAGCCGGACGGTGATTTCTTGCGGACGGCCCTGACCTGCGACGCCCAGGCCCTGCTGACCCAGCTGGATGCGGGCGAACTAGAGCAGGGCGCGGCGCTGTACACCGGGCCGTTCCTGGCGGGCCTGCACAGTTCGGACTGGGGCATCGAGCTGGAAGAGTGGGTCTATTCGACCCGCGAGTACCTGGCCGCGCGGATTCGCAGCGCCCTGCTGACCCTGGCCGAGCGGCAGGCGGCCAACGGCAGTTTCGTCACGGCGGCGGATTTGGCCGAGCGTGCCCTGAACCTGGACGGCGCGGCTGAACCGGAATCTGAGACCTTTAAGCGGCTGGACTGTTTGCTGGTTGCCGGACACAGCACACTGGTGACCCGCTTGCGGCAGCGGGCCGAGGAGTTTGGCCTCGAGCTGCGCCACTCGGTTGAGGACGCCCGACGGTCGCTGCTGGCCCAAGCCGCCACCGCCGTCAACAGTCTGGGTACGGACGGACGTCTCCGATTGCCAGAGCGGGCCACAGCGTTCGTGGGCCGGAGCGTGGAGCGCGGCGAGATTGTCCGGGCCTTGGCGCGCCCCGAGGTTCGGTTGCTGACCCTGGTCGGCCCCGGCGGCATCGGCAAGACCCGCCTGGCCCTGGAGGTGGCCCGCACCGCTCAGGCGCAGCAGGCGGTGGCCTTCGCCTCATTAGAGCCGGTGGCGGCGCTGCGCGATCTGCCACGCGTGATCGCGCAGGCGGCAGGTCTGAACCTGCCTGACGATCAGCCGCCGCTGACCGCGCTGCAAGCCTGCCTGCAGGGGCCGCCGCTGCTGCTCATCCTCGACGGCGTCGAGCATCTGCTGGACGGTGCTGGCGCACTGCACACCCTCCTTCAGGGCTGTCCCAACCTGACCCTGCTGCTGACCTCACGTGAGCGGCTGGGCCT
The Deinococcus psychrotolerans genome window above contains:
- a CDS encoding alpha/beta hydrolase, with the translated sequence MTAPRTPVLFIHGLWLHHSSWQPWLDLFRSRGYEPVAPGWPDEPGTIEEARAQPEQVANQSLKTVVEYFREVAASLPSKPILVGHSFGGLIAEKLLGEDVGIAGVAIDPAQIKGVLPLPLAELRSGLPALGNPANISRAVALTSKEFKFSFGNALEQSESDALFERWTIPSPARPLFEVAIANFNPHAESKVNTHNDGRGPLLLISGTADHTAPDVATRAAFRLYRDSLAVTNLETFEGRGHALVIDHGWQDVAERVLSWLEEQHLGPSSPSPRLVVGTD
- a CDS encoding alpha/beta fold hydrolase, with translation MTESGVGEPLTAVLVHGAFTDASSWAAVTDRLQSAGAAVWVPANPLRGLNRDGESIARLVRQIAGPVLLVGHAYGGAVITHAGSRAGNVRGLVFVASYGLERGQSIAGSAATWLTSLEWATDAADGAAELLIPLARFGDMFAADLSLHRQDVLAVSQRPIAAAAFTEVLGLAPAWKSLPSWFLITTEDRMIPPAAQWTAAKRMGATTLEVAASHAVLLSQPETVTVFILKALAALR
- a CDS encoding carboxymuconolactone decarboxylase family protein: MGVPIDYVRIEPGIGQALGALHTYVRKTALDPRLLHLIDIRVSQINGCAYCLDLHCEEARRDGEAQQRLDVLAAWWETELFTPTEQAALRFAEHVTRIPTDKGTDESYAQLKELFSDQEIVQLLGAVIDINAWNRLAITTSRQPKRRNTAGS
- a CDS encoding ATP-binding protein, with amino-acid sequence MYLRTLGKLELQGATYARPKSLLLLCYLALEGARDRRHLSEVFFGQAQDPHGSLRSTLRRLRREAPGSLEPDGDFLRTALTCDAQALLTQLDAGELEQGAALYTGPFLAGLHSSDWGIELEEWVYSTREYLAARIRSALLTLAERQAANGSFVTAADLAERALNLDGAAEPESETFKRLDCLLVAGHSTLVTRLRQRAEEFGLELRHSVEDARRSLLAQAATAVNSLGTDGRLRLPERATAFVGRSVERGEIVRALARPEVRLLTLVGPGGIGKTRLALEVARTAQAQQAVAFASLEPVAALRDLPRVIAQAAGLNLPDDQPPLTALQACLQGPPLLLILDGVEHLLDGAGALHTLLQGCPNLTLLLTSRERLGLEEEWALTIGGLNLPPLGASIQQIKDSDAVDLFVMRARRASLDFMPGETDWPVIVQIAELVGGSPLGVELAAAWIRLMPLGEIFRETQRSLDFLQAEGPSVPRRHQSVRAVFEQTWARLSEGDQAVMARLSVFHGGFTREAAGEVAGATLPVLARLLDKSLIRVMGAGRYDLHALILQFTRERLGQDIREKRHAQLAHTGFYRTLTQHANGAFLSLHGEKQWMERLTLELDNLRVVLNAWLEWGEVEEVLRCVTRLRVYWGRTGRAR